The genomic segment CCCCGGCGCCTTTCCCAAGGATTTCAAAGTTTATCACTCTCAAGCAAGAATCGGGCCCCTCCTTTTCTCAAGGGTTGGGGGCGACTGTCAGGTCCCTTTCACCGGATTCCACACATCCCCCCTCCGCTCCTCAAGCCACCTCTCCCTCCTTGCCGGACCTGGTTGCTTCCTCCCCCCGCCCCCATATCAAAGTGCGGAGACCCATGTGCGGCTCCCAGCGACAAGCGACTAGGAGCAGCGAAGACCTCAGACTCACCAGCTGGACGGGGACCAGGACTGGGGTGGGGTAGGGAAGTTGCTACTTCGAAGGAACGGCGGCGACCGCTACAGCGCAGGCCGCGGACCCGACCGCGGCAGGcgaagtggggtggggggagtggaaATTGGGGAGGGTGGGGAAGAGGGCAACACGCAAGCGCCAAGGGTCAGGTGCCGCGGTGGATGCCGGGACGCGGAGTCCCCGGTAGAGAGAGAAACCGGCTAAGTGAGGGAAAGCGAACTACCAATCCCAGGATGACCCGCGCACGACCTGGCTGTCACGAATCCCCGGAGGAGGACGCTTGCGGGCGGGGCGCAACGAGAAGCCACCGGAAGCGGAAACCAGGTATGGCGTTCGGGGCCTGggagcctgggcaatacagttgTGTGCTCACTGGGCGAAGAAGCTGACTTAGGGCGGGGAAAGGAGGGAGCCAGGCTGGACCCCTCCTCGCAGCTCTCCTCACAGTTGCCCTCTAGTCCCGGCGCGGTGCTGCTTCCCTGGGGACTGGCCTATCCTTGGCCAATGCGCTGGGTCCTTATTGCCTGTTGGGCCCCTAGTGCGAGTCAGTCCCGCCAGAGACCCTTGACGGGCCTTCTGTTTTACTCCGGGCTCCGGCCTCATGAGGCGAGAGGTGCGGCTTGGCTCCGTGCGTAGGGACTTGGGTtgggagggctgggctgggctgggctgtgtgAGAACCAGAACGGCCCAGTGCGCTAACCTGAGGTGGTGCCAGCCATTCTGCTCGTCCCCTTGCACTTCTCCATTTCCCCTTAGTCTCTAAGTGTGACCTTCGAACCCTGGTCAGAGTAATGGTGAGGGGCAGGCGTGACGTTATTTCATTACACGGCTTCTCGGCATTCCACAGGTTTCCCTCCGCCTCCTGAGGGCCTTTCCTAACCCAGAGAGTGGATTCCTAGCTCCAGAAAATGGGCTTGGAGCGGGGGCCACGTAGAGGAAGGCGAAGGGCATTGTGGGGGCGTTATGTAAAAGTAGGACCCCAACCGACAGATCCTAGCGCTCGCGCCACCTGGGCGCGCGGAGCTTTGCTCGTTTACTATTGGAAAAGTTCCAGCGCGGGAAACTGAACCGGGAGCTTTGCGCACGCCTGAGCCATCAAGTAATGTGGgtggtggtttttgttgttgttgtcgccACGCATGCGTCTCCGTGCCGTGTGGCTATTTGATTGTGTCAACTCTGCTGATCAGAATAGCGCCATTTTGCGGTACGGAAGCTACACGGCAACACGTATAGGAGCCTCTCCCCGAGATCTTCTAGGGAGTGACCCGTCTATTTTTGTTTGGGAAGAGGAAACTCCGAAATGGGATCACGGAAGACTTAAAGGGccaggtttgatttttttttttcctactggtATGTCTGTTTTACGGGGTGAGAAAGTGATTTCAGAAAGAGGCTGGTATTTATTGTTGGtaaggatgggggtgggggccgGACGCAGGACCTCTGGACGACTGTCTCATGGAGTTTGATTAATTTTTACTAAGGAGCAAAGTCGGTATTGTAGGGTTTCGTGTTTTTACGCATATACTCTCTCCCTTAGACCCTGCAGAGTCTTAAGTTGTGGGGTCACTTTAGCGGCAGGAAAGTGTTTTTGACTACTTTTTCTCATCCCAGCAGGTCCCTGAGGCTCTGGTTGCTACAGAGTCACCAGGAGCTTGGCTTGCTTGTCGCATCCTTCCCTTGCCTGGTATCATTTTCTCAGTTCTCCCAAAAGCCATGTCCCAGCCCTTCCTCATCACCTTCACCCCAGCCACTGACCCCAGCGACCTCTGGAAGGATGggcagcagcagccacagcccGAGGAGCCAGAGTCCACCCTGGATGGAGCTGCAGCCCGAGCTTTCTATGAGGCCCTTATTGGGGATGAGAGCTGCGTTCCTGACTCCCAAAGATCTCAGACTGAACCtgccagagaaagaaagagaaagaaaagaagaatcatGGGGGCAGCTGCAGCAGAAGCAGTGGCAGAAGGAGTATCAGGAAGATATGGACAAGGGAGATCCCTTGAGGCTGAGGATAAGATGACTCACCGGATACTGAGGGCAGCCCAGGAGGGGGACCTGGCAGAACTTAGGAGACTGCTGGAGCCCCatgaggcaggaggagctggggggAATATCAATGCTCGGGATGCCTTCTGGTGGACCCCACTGATGTGCGCTGCTCGAGCGGGCCAGGGGGCAGCTGTGAGCTATCTCCTGGGCCGTGGGGCTGCCTGGGTGGGGGTCTGTGAGCTGGGTGGCAGGGATGCGGCTCAGCTCGCTGAAGAAGCTGGCTTTCCTGAGGTGGCCCGCATGGTCAGGGAAAGCCATGGAGAGACAAGGAGCCCAGAGAACCGGTGAGGGGAAACTTTAGCTCAGACCCCTGTCTCATTGTGTTCTGCCTCTCCCAGCCACTCCACACCAGAGGCCCCAGCACAGTGCTGAGTTCTTTCCTTATCCTCATGTGTAGGTTGACAAGGTAGTATAGTCAAGTGGTTATGAATATGAGCTACCTGGATTTAAAGCCTGATTTCACTTACTTGGGCAAACAACCTAATGTCTACATgttccagttttctcatcttagAAATGGGGTAGTAAGGATTGTTGTTAGGATTCAATgggttaatatatgtaaaatgctagAATAGTGCATGCTGCATAGTATGCAATATATGAATGTTAGCTGTAGTCATTATCACTagtatccctccccttgcccaaGAGTTTGCTAGGCCTggttacaattttttcttttcaactcttCTGCTCTGGGTCCCACAAtggtttaaataaatttgtttttaagaccAGTAGTGAGAAGGAGGGGAAAAGTAGAGTAAGGAGTTTGATCTGTAACTGAGTGAACAGTCATTTCAGATAACACCACCACCTTTGGACCAGCCTGGATTCCCTCATTATTAAGTAGGAAGGAAGTCaatttgtccctttttttttttccccagacaaggttttactctgtcaccaggctggtgcgcagtggcgtgatttcagctcactgcaacttccacttcccgggctcaagcatattttttgtagaaagcaGGTTttgctggcatggtggcatgtgcctgtaatcccggctacttgggaggctgaggcaggataattgctaaggtggaggttggagtgagccaagatcatgtcactgcactccagcctgggcagcagattcaagactccatctcaaaaaaaaaaaaaagtaggctgggcacggtggctcaagcctgtaatcccagcactttgggaggccgagacgggcggatcacgaggtcaggagatcgagaccatcctggctaacacagtgaaaccctgtctctcctaaaaaaaatacaaaaaactagccgggcgaggtggcgggcgcctgtagtcccagctactcgggaggctgaggcaggagaatggcgtgaacccgggaggcggagcttgcactgagctgagatccggccacggcacgccagcctgggcgacagagcgagactccatctcaaaaaaaaaaaaaagtaggctttgccattttgctcaggctggtctcaaactcttgagctcaaagcgatctgcccacctctgcctcccaaagtgttgggattacaggtgtgagccactatgcctagccggCAATTTGTTCCTtagcagaaaagctgaaaggaTCCTCTCCTACCCTGCCAGCCCTCTCTCAGGCCTCaactcttccccttttccttcccctgccgttaatgctttttcttctttttctgcagGTCTCCTACTCCTTCCCTCCAGTACTGCGAGACCTGTGACACCCACTTCCAAGATTCCAACCACCGCACATCCACTGCTCACCTGCTGTCACTGTCCCAGAGTCCTCAGCCTTCCAGCCTTCCACTTGGGGTGCCCATCTCCAGCCCGGGCTTCAAACTCCTACTGAGGGGGGGCTGGGAGCCAGGAATGGGACTGGGACCCCGGGGTGAGGGCCGTGCCAACCCCATCCCCACTGTCCTCAAGAGGGACCAGGAGGGACTAGGCTACAGATCAGCACCCCAGCCCCGAGTAACACATTTCCCAGCTTGGGATACCCGAGCTGTGGCTGGGAGGGAGAGAGCCCCTCAGGTGGCCACGCTGAGCcggaagaaggagagaaggagggaggagaaagacagGGCTTGGGAGCGGGATCTAAGGACTTACATGAACCTTGAGTTCTGACTTTGGTAAAATCTGACCCCGGTCTGCTGCTGAAGTCTGAACTTGGGCCTCTGACCTGGGCCCTTTGACTTCCCCTTCCTGGGATCTGCCCAGGTGCAGATCCTCAGTTTTTGGTCAGTGGACTCTGTAAGAGACGGGCTGAGAGTGATAAATAAATCAACCTTTTGTGGTTTATTCACTTTTCTGGAAGCTATTTTGAGGAAGCCAAACAAGCCTGGGAGCCACATGCAAGTCCCACCTGAGCCAGAAGGGGCAGCCTCTCCAGGTGGCAATGATAAGGTCACCTCCCTGCCAATCTGGGTTCACTTTCAGGTCCCAGCCCCTCCTGGGAGTGCCCCACCTATTCTTTCAACCCTCCTGGACCATGAATTGCCCAGCTCCATGCAAGTCTCACTTCCCCCAAGAGGAGTTCCCTGACTACAGCCAATTCACTGATTTCACAAACATAAGTCCATATTCTATGTGCCAAGAATACAGGTAAAGACATTCCCAACCCTCAAAAAAGTTCATGGCTGAAGGGGGAAACAGCCatgttatcaattttttttttttctttttttttgagacggagtttagttcttatctaggctggagtgcaatggtgtgatctcggctcaccacaacctccgcccgccaagttaaagtgattctcctgcctcagcctcccaaatagctgggactacaggcatgcgccaccacacccggctaattttgtatttttattagagacggggtttctccatgttggccaggctggtctggaactcccgacctcaggtgatctgccggccccagcctcccaaagtgctgggattgcaggcatgagccaccactcccagcccatgTTATCAAAAATACAGGGTAATAAGGGAAGTCAAAGAAGGCCCCTAGAGATGAGAATGGGTTAGGGTTTTGCTGGAAGAGGCCAGTGTGATAGGAAGGCCCACGATTATTACGCTTAGATGAACTGGGACCAGAACTCTGGTCTCCAAATCTAAACTTTAAGTCAAGCTTTTTCATTCCACCTATTTGTGTACACTTCTCTTTCCCACACTTCCCAACCCTCCCACCACCCATCCCCTTGTCTTGCTCATGCCAGACACAAGAAGAGCTCACTGTTgtgaaaaggaattaaaatttgcagagagggggaggggagggctgttCCAGTCGCAAGactcctcattttttcctttctaggaAAGTCTTTCATGAAGGTTTGGATGCGAAATGGAGGAGTGGTGGGGAATGTGGAGAAGAACCCAGGGGCAGGGGGCTGTAGGGGGGCGACCCAGTTCAGGGGAGCATGAGAAGCTCGGGAAAATGAGGAGTTGGGTTTAAATAAAGGTCCTGGCCCTTGCTAATCTCAGCTTGGCGCTCCGTGGTCTGGCGCGCACGGACAGCGCGGGGGATACGGGGGCGGTCGATTCGCAGGGTCCGCCCCATGAGCTGCGGCACCGCCCCCGCGGGTCCTTCCCGTCCCGGTGCAGCTGCTTCCGGGCTCCGCGGCTCCCAGCGGCTCCCCGAGGCCGCAACGCCGACGCTGGGCTCGGGAGCGGTCCTCGCGCAAAGCGCCCGGACGCGTGAGTCCTGAAGTAGGCCCGCACTTTGCCTTGCGACTGGGGATCTCCGAGGACATCTTAGTTCTGACCTTGCAGAGGCCGCGTCTCTGCTGCGTGTTCGCGGGCCAATCGGGCCACTTTGTAGAAATCATCCCCCTCTAAATCAAGGGACGAACGCTGCTGGCTGGAGTTTGCTGGACACTTTCATTCCACCTAGTAACAAAGAGAATTCCTATTCCTCGAGGTCCCTTGGGGCAGCAGTTAAAGACTACACGATCCAGGAGCACCTAGGACCTGGGGCCACCTTCCTGCCTGCTTTATTGGATGGAGCACTGCCGCCCCAGTTTCTGGGGCACCTTGGGGTGTGGCCTTGGTGAGTGAAACTTGGGGTGATGCCTGCTGGGAAGGAAATCTGGAAACACAGAGAGGACTCTCTGGTGGTGACCCAGGCCTTGTCAGATCTGAGACTCTTGGAATCTTGTTTGTGGGGGTGTGGATGGTGAATGAATTTGGGTGTGCCTCCCTTTACCCCAAAACTGAAGAGGAAGCAAACCACTTGCCACACTTGAGGCTGCATGACCATTCAGAGAAGGGAGGAGCCACTTCTGAATTCAGAGTAGGACTGCATCACCAGGCAAATAGCTGTTCTGAGCCAGAAAGACTCTGGTTTCTGAGGAGATCCTGAGAGTCTGAGTAGTGCCAGGAAGCAGCCTCAGAATCTGGGGGCCCATTGCACACCCCAGCCATGTTCCTGCGACGGCTTGGTGGCTGGTTACCTCGCCCTTGGGGCCGCCGGAAACCAATGAGGCCTGACCCACCTGACCCAGAACCCCGATGGGTGGACAGCTCCTCGGAGAATTCAGGAAGTGACTGGGATAGTGCCCCAGAAACCATGGAAGATGTGAGGCATCCCAAGACCAAAGACTCGGGGGCATTGAGGGTTTCTAGGGCTGCTTCCGAACCAAGCACTGAGCCCCAAGTTGAGCAACTAGGGAGCAAAAGAATGGATTCCCTCAAGTGGGTCCAGCCTGTCTCTAGCACTCAAGAGTCTGGGAGACTGGAGGCTGGAGGGGCCAGTCCCGAACTCGGATGGGATCATGTGGATTCAGGTGGCAACAGGAGACCAGGGGTGTTGCCTGAAGGGGGAATGAGCGTCCCTGGGCCAGGAGCcccagtggagaaacctggcaggcgTGAGAAGCTGTTGGGCTGGCTGCGGGGGGAACCAGGAGCTCCCTCCCGGTACTTGGGGGGACCAGAGGAGTGTCTGCAGATCTCCACCAACCTGACCCTGCATCTGCTGGAGCTGTTGGCCTCTGCCCTGCTGGCCCTGTGCTCACGACCACTGCGGGCAGCCTTGGACACACTGGGCCTCCGTGGACCGCTGGGCCTCTGGCTACATGGCCTACTGTCCTTCCTGGCTGCCCTGCATGGGCTCCATGCTGTTCTGAGCCTACTTACTGCCCACCCTTTGCACTTTGCCTGCCTCTTTGGTCTCCTGCAGGCCTTGGTGCTGGCTGTCAGCCTCCGGGAGCCCAGTGGGGATGAGGAGGCCACTGATTGGGAGAGTGAGGGGTTGGAGAGGGAGGGTGAGGAGCAGAGGGGAGACCCAGGAAAGGGGCTGTGACCATGGGGTGGTGTGGGGGCAAAGGGTGAAGAGAGTGTGGGCTTTAGGAGAAAAGTGTGGGGCATGACCCAAATTGTAAGCATAGGGACCTCAGGGATGGGGAAGAAACCCCAGAGTATGAGGGTGCAGGGCCCCCCTTCATACATAGGAAAGAACAGAGCTATTTAGGGTGTTTGTGTTTATCGACAGTGAGGGCACTGCCCTTGGATTCACCAgctgttatttttgcttttaaatttctcccaccttcagtttttttttttccacctccactttttaaaagcaagaaaaaaagaaaaaaagtgtggtGGTGGAGAATAAAGACCAAAGGGTTCTCTCTGCCTTTCAAAACTCTCCTGGGGTGCAGGAGACCAGAGCAGGATAGCAGTAAGAGAGGGGTTGGGACACCCAGGGTACTCCTTGGATCTTGGGATCTGAGCCACCAAGGGACTGCTAGGCAAGTGGATTAGGGGGTCTGGATAGGGCCCCACAGGTGACAGGGAGCCTGCAGGGCGGATCTGGTGATCATGGGAGCCAGAGGGAGTGGGGACAGTGCAGGCAGTATTGGCAGGAGGGCCAATGCAGAAGGGCTGGTAGTTCAGGCAGTGTGGGGGAAGCACTGAAGCCTGTAGTCCCCACTTGGGGACTAGAGGTTTGCTCACTCAGCAATAAATAACTGTGTCACATCAAATCCTAAATATACCACTACAAAGTGAGAGTTACTGCCACTGTTCTTCCTGACGCCGTCCACCTGGGGGTTTAGGTGGTAGAGGATCCAGGGGGAGTGTTGAAATGGGAGGAGTGGGAATGATGTCTGGAGACAAACCCCAGAATGAGATGAGGATTGAAAAATCATCTTTATTATCTTGAATGGGAGTTGGAAGTCTCCAGCTTCTCCCTTCAACAACTCAGCTCCCATTGTACCATCTGGGGACTTAGACGAAGTTACAGGTCAGTTACTGGGCAGCTCACAGGCCTCTGTGAtgggagaagggaaaaagaagaggacAGAAAGGAAGTCCAGGGAGAAAAGCAAAGTTGATAGTAATGGGGTGGCGGAGAATGTGTTCTTTCATTCCCTGTGTCAAAGGGGAGTCTCTAAGGGCCTTTTCCCTCCACGTATGACCCTCTGCCCCCTTTATCCAGTGCAAACTCTGAAACCTCTCTTGAGTAGCCCAGAACCCATCCTGCCTCCCTCAGGTGACATGACAGCTCTTAGCCACATCCCTCTGGTGACATCACACGAGCCTCTTtcaccctgtaaccccagaagACTTGGTGAGTCCTAATCCTGTTTTGTGAAACTTTAACACCTTACCTTGGTTCCTAGGAGTCGGTAAGAAGGCTTTGGAATCCAGGCAGGAAGTCAGGGACTTGAATTCCTCCACACACTTTTCGGGAGGATGTGGTGAGCGATCTGGAAGGGCAAGGTGGGGCCAGGCCAGTCAAAACCCCTGGAAGCACCTAGCTCTTCCTGGGAGGATGTCATAGGATCCAGAGTGAGGAGTTCTCTTGCCCTCCCTTGTTTCCCTCCAACCCTTCCTGCCTTATATCCCTACTCACTGTAGAGGAGAAAGCGCTGGTAACCCTGGCCTGTCTCATTCAGCATGATTCCACCTGGGCATGAGCTGGAAAAGAGCTCAGTCTTCATGTCAGGGCGGCCTGTCAAGGTAGGTGGGAGAAGTGTGAGAACACAGATGCAGAACCAAGCTTCAAGAGACTTGGGGAGGGTGAGGGCTGGGAAGAACCAACCTTCAGTTCTGAGATCTGTGCTCCCTTCAGTCAGGTGGTAGATCCATTTCCGGGGCACACAGAGCCCATCTTTTCTGCAGAGGTGGTGGTGGCAAGAGGAAAGAATGAGCATCACCCCAACCACAGTAACCCagctctggtttttttttttttttttttttttttgagactgggtgtcactctgtagcccaggatggagtgcagtggcatgatcttggctcactgcaagctctgcctcccgggttcacaccattctcctgcctcagcctcccaagtagctgggactacaggcgcccgccaccatgcccaactaattttttgtatttttagtagagacggggtttcaccgtgttagccaggatggtctcaatctcctgacctcgtgatccgcccgtctcggcctcccaaagtgctgggattacaggtgtgaaccaccacgcccagcctgtccCAACTTCTATTTACTCAATTGTACTCCTTATTGAAGCCCAGCTCTCCTTGGGTTTCAAGCTACCAAGCATTGGTTAGGCACATCTCTCTCCAGAGGGCAATTAATACAGCCATTGAATTCTGTGGGCCAAGCATAGTAGATATATCAGCTAAGAGGCCAGCTCTTGGTGGGTGGATTCTTACACTTTGGGCAGAGACTGAACCTAGTGATGCTTCTGCCTCCTCACCACTCACGTGCGGATGGTGGCACGAAGGTTGAGCTGCATCGGGGTAGAGCCAGCAGCCATGTTGAAGACAATGTTGTCCACAGGGTCAAAAGTTGCCAACTCCTCCTTGGTGGGAGCTGCCCCTGCGATAAAGTACCACTGGCCCAGGTGGACCTCTGGGAACTGGAGAGACAATGAAGGGAGCAAAAGAGGGTGGATGCCAGCACAGGATAGGTCCAACCTCTTCATCAGTCAGGACAGCAAGACTTAGGGGTAGAGGTGTTGGCTGCCTTCCTCTTTCCAACTTGGGATTGGATCCATGACAAAGAGTCATTAAATGACTTTTCCTCTTTGTCCCTCTCCAATCAACCTGGGTAATCACCCCACCCCCTAATTCTGCCATGCCTTTGCATTGATGGCCACAGtactgatatttttcttcttgctttcatTATCACAACACTCACACcccattcctcccttcctttcccaagACGGTCTCCAGTCATTCTAGGCCATCCACCCAAGTCCCTCAGAGCCTCCACCATAGGCTTCCCCAATCTCAGTCCATACCTCCTTCCCATCCATGCCCAGAGTTGTCAGTTGACTGTGCTCAGGGCACTGGTAGATGGAGTTAAGGATAACACCATAGAGGTAGAGCAGAGCTGCCCAAATTTGGTGGAACATCTTCAGGCAGGAGGGAGCTGGTGCTGTGTGTGCCTTAACTGCTCTCCCCTACTGGCTGCTCAGTCCACTCTGCTTTCAGCTCCCTTGCATTCGACCCTTGACCCTTTCACCTGCTAATGAGTAACTTCAACCTTGTTTTCCAACCCAAACCTGGATTACTTAGTATTTGGAACTTCCTCCCCCTCTTCCAGATGCAACCACTCCATACTATGGAGTTATGAGGAGAGCTGAGCTGTCCAAGGAGAAACCTGTGGTCTTTGAACCCATATCTGAGCTGGTTATTTGCTGCACTGTGCAGCACTGAAGGGAAGTAGTAGCTTGATTGGACCTCTCAATCATTCACTTGGCAAACTATTTTGAGTCCCAGTTGTTTCCCAAGAACTAGCTAATCCCTGGGGacattaaaaaaatgagtaagacatAGCCCCTGGCCTTGAATAAGTCGTTCTAGGGAAAACTAACTGTGTAGACAAACCATTGCAATACAACTTGGTAAGTGCTTTAGAGCAGGTATGATGCAGGTGTATGATGCAGGTGCTGGGGCACGGTGGATTGCTCTCTTCagtttataattagaaaaatatgaggctgggcgcggtggctcaagcctgtaatcctagcactttgggaggccgagacgggcggatcacaaggtcaggagatcgagaccatcctggctaacccggtgaaaccccgtctctactaaaaaatacaaaaaactagccgggcgaggtggcgggcgcctgtagtcccagctactcgggaggctgaggcaggagaatggcgtgaatccgggaggcggagcttgcagtgagctgagatccggccactgcactccagcctgggcggcagagcgagactctgtctcaaaaaaaaaaaaaaacaaaaaaacaaaaaacgaaaaataTGTATACCCTGGCAATGTTCACTGACACATTCACTCAACATTCATTACTACAAAGAAGCTACGTAATCTGTTAAAAGAGGATAGATGTTGGTGTCAGGCAGAATGTGTCCAAACCCTAACTACAGGcggggcatggtagctcatgcctgttatctcagcactttcagaggccacggtgtgcagatggcttgagcccaggagttcaacaccagcctgggctacgtggcaaaactctgtctctacaaaaaatacaaaaattaacagcatgtggtggtacatgcctgtagtcccagctactagggaggctgaggtgggaggactgcttgagcctgggatgttgaggctgcagttagtcctgattgtgccactgcactccagcttgggcgacacagtgagactctgtctccaaacaaacaaacaaaacaccaccaACCCCTAACTACTATGTTTTTTCGTCTGTAAAATTGGCAAATCATCAATCTtataggattaaatgaaataatgcacatAAAGCCCTTAGCAAAGACCTGCACATGGTAAGTCCAAAGTATGTATTTGCTATAATTAATAGTAATGTTtgcaaaactctttttttttttttttttttttttgagacggagtctcgctctgttgcccaggctggagtgcagtggcacgatctcggctcactgcaagctccgcctcccgggttcacgccattctcctgcctcagcctcccgagtagctgggactacaggcgcccacaaccgcgcccggctaattttttgtatttttagtagagacggggtttcaccgtggtctcgatctcctgaccttgtgatccgcccgcctcggcctcccaaagtgctaggattacaggcgtgagccaccgcgcccggcctgcaaaaCTCTTAGTTTCTGATGGGTAATAA from the Macaca mulatta isolate MMU2019108-1 chromosome 4, T2T-MMU8v2.0, whole genome shotgun sequence genome contains:
- the GPANK1 gene encoding G patch domain and ankyrin repeat-containing protein 1, which produces MSQPFLITFTPATDPSDLWKDGQQQPQPEEPESTLDGAAARAFYEALIGDESCVPDSQRSQTEPARERKRKKRRIMGAAAAEAVAEGVSGRYGQGRSLEAEDKMTHRILRAAQEGDLAELRRLLEPHEAGGAGGNINARDAFWWTPLMCAARAGQGAAVSYLLGRGAAWVGVCELGGRDAAQLAEEAGFPEVARMVRESHGETRSPENRSPTPSLQYCETCDTHFQDSNHRTSTAHLLSLSQSPQPSSLPLGVPISSPGFKLLLRGGWEPGMGLGPRGEGRANPIPTVLKRDQEGLGYRSAPQPRVTHFPAWDTRAVAGRERAPQVATLSRKKERRREEKDRAWERDLRTYMNLEF
- the C4H6orf47 gene encoding uncharacterized protein C6orf47 homolog, which codes for MFLRRLGGWLPRPWGRRKPMRPDPPDPEPRWVDSSSENSGSDWDSAPETMEDVRHPKTKDSGALRVSRAASEPSTEPQVEQLGSKRMDSLKWVQPVSSTQESGRLEAGGASPELGWDHVDSGGNRRPGVLPEGGMSVPGPGAPVEKPGRREKLLGWLRGEPGAPSRYLGGPEECLQISTNLTLHLLELLASALLALCSRPLRAALDTLGLRGPLGLWLHGLLSFLAALHGLHAVLSLLTAHPLHFACLFGLLQALVLAVSLREPSGDEEATDWESEGLEREGEEQRGDPGKGL
- the APOM gene encoding apolipoprotein M isoform X1; translated protein: MFHQIWAALLYLYGVILNSIYQCPEHSQLTTLGMDGKEFPEVHLGQWYFIAGAAPTKEELATFDPVDNIVFNMAAGSTPMQLNLRATIRTKDGLCVPRKWIYHLTEGSTDLRTEGRPDMKTELFSSSCPGGIMLNETGQGYQRFLLYNRSPHPPEKCVEEFKSLTSCLDSKAFLPTPRNQEACELPSN
- the APOM gene encoding apolipoprotein M isoform X2 → MAAGSTPMQLNLRATIRTKDGLCVPRKWIYHLTEGSTDLRTEGRPDMKTELFSSSCPGGIMLNETGQGYQRFLLYNRSPHPPEKCVEEFKSLTSCLDSKAFLPTPRNQEACELPSN